A window of the Kosakonia sp. BYX6 genome harbors these coding sequences:
- a CDS encoding ketose 1,6-bisphosphate aldolase, translated as MPMISLAEGLAHAREHQYALGAFNVLDSHFLRALFAAAKQERSPFIINIAEVHFKYVSLDSLVEAVKFEAARSDIPVVLNLDHGLNFESVVRALRLGFSSVMFDGSTLAYEENIRQTREVVKMCHAVGVSVEAELGAVGGDEGGALYGHADEACFTDPELARDFVDRTGIDTLAVAIGNAHGKYKGEPKLDFVRLDAIRQQTGLPLVLHGGSGISDADFRRAICLGIHKINFYTGMSQAALGAIEQRMANRQPLYDEFAQLLLGIEEAITDTVAGQMRIFGSAGQL; from the coding sequence ATGCCGATGATTTCTCTCGCCGAAGGGCTGGCGCACGCCCGCGAGCACCAGTACGCGCTGGGCGCGTTTAACGTGCTCGACTCCCACTTTTTACGCGCGTTGTTCGCCGCTGCAAAGCAGGAGCGATCGCCGTTTATTATCAATATCGCCGAAGTGCATTTTAAATATGTCTCGCTCGATTCGCTGGTCGAAGCGGTGAAGTTCGAAGCGGCCCGCAGCGACATCCCGGTGGTGCTGAACCTCGATCACGGCCTGAATTTTGAGTCTGTGGTGCGCGCGTTGCGCCTCGGTTTCAGCTCCGTAATGTTTGATGGTTCAACGCTTGCGTATGAAGAGAATATTCGCCAAACGCGGGAAGTGGTGAAGATGTGCCACGCGGTCGGTGTTTCGGTGGAGGCGGAATTGGGCGCGGTGGGCGGCGATGAAGGCGGCGCGCTGTATGGCCATGCCGATGAAGCCTGTTTTACCGATCCGGAACTGGCGCGCGATTTTGTCGATCGCACCGGCATCGATACCCTCGCCGTCGCCATCGGCAATGCACACGGCAAATACAAAGGCGAACCGAAGCTCGATTTTGTCCGCCTTGACGCCATTCGCCAGCAGACCGGCCTGCCGCTGGTGCTGCACGGCGGCTCGGGGATCAGCGATGCGGATTTTCGCCGCGCGATTTGCCTCGGCATCCATAAAATCAATTTCTACACCGGCATGTCGCAGGCGGCGCTCGGCGCGATTGAGCAGCGTATGGCGAACCGCCAGCCGTTGTATGACGAGTTCGCCCAGTTGTTGCTCGGCATTGAAGAAGCCATCACCGACACGGTGGCCGGGCAGATGCGCATCTTTGGCAGCGCGGGACAACTCTGA
- a CDS encoding carbohydrate kinase family protein: MMARTGVIAAGNMLVDHVHQIVQWPERGWLAEITQSERSTGGAPLNVLLTLAKMHVGLPLQAVGLVGEDGDGDYIMAMLDQYHVNRQHVQRTTFAPTSMSQVMTDPSGQRTFFHSPGANRLLDLPAFDRLDSSMKIFHLGYLLLLDSLDLPDETFGTRSARLLAQMRAQGFETSLDLVSRKGDPRYKPLVLPCLKHLDYLVINELEAGEFSGLEMRTADDKPHVDNIAHAAKELLAAGVRQRVVIHCPEGAWGEAPGEAGSWIPSRMLNQSEIIGSVGAGDAFCAGFLYGCHEAWPLQQSVQLAHACARTSLLCANAIDGAKTLEELQQEMGV, encoded by the coding sequence CTGATGGCGCGCACAGGGGTTATCGCCGCGGGCAATATGCTGGTCGATCATGTGCATCAAATTGTGCAATGGCCGGAGCGCGGCTGGCTGGCGGAGATCACTCAAAGTGAGCGTTCAACGGGCGGCGCGCCGCTGAATGTGTTGCTGACGCTGGCGAAAATGCATGTCGGTTTGCCGTTGCAGGCCGTCGGTTTGGTGGGGGAAGACGGCGACGGCGATTACATTATGGCGATGCTGGACCAGTATCACGTGAATCGCCAGCATGTGCAGCGCACCACGTTTGCGCCCACATCGATGTCGCAGGTGATGACCGATCCTTCCGGGCAGCGTACTTTTTTCCATTCGCCTGGTGCGAACCGGCTGCTGGATTTACCCGCTTTTGACCGGCTGGACAGCAGCATGAAGATTTTCCATCTTGGGTATTTGTTGCTGCTCGATAGCCTTGATTTGCCCGATGAAACATTCGGTACGCGCAGCGCGCGCCTGCTGGCGCAAATGCGCGCCCAGGGGTTTGAAACCTCGCTCGATTTGGTGTCGCGTAAAGGCGACCCGCGTTATAAACCGCTGGTGTTGCCGTGTCTGAAGCACCTTGATTACCTGGTGATCAATGAGCTGGAAGCCGGGGAATTTAGCGGTTTGGAAATGCGCACGGCAGATGACAAGCCACATGTCGACAATATCGCCCACGCCGCGAAAGAGCTGCTGGCGGCGGGCGTGAGGCAGCGGGTGGTGATCCACTGCCCGGAAGGCGCATGGGGCGAAGCGCCGGGCGAGGCAGGCAGTTGGATCCCGTCCAGAATGTTGAACCAGTCCGAAATTATCGGCAGTGTCGGCGCGGGCGATGCCTTTTGCGCCGGGTTTTTGTATGGCTGCCATGAAGCCTGGCCGCTGCAACAAAGCGTGCAACTGGCGCACGCCTGCGCCCGCACCAGCCTGCTGTGCGCTAACGCCATCGACGGCGCCAAAACGCTGGAAGAGTTGCAGCAGGAGATGGGGGTTTGA